In Clarias gariepinus isolate MV-2021 ecotype Netherlands chromosome 1, CGAR_prim_01v2, whole genome shotgun sequence, one DNA window encodes the following:
- the pnp5a gene encoding purine nucleoside phosphorylase 5a translates to MFPENNTGYSYDDCQATADWLLAQTAVRPLVGIVCGSGLGGLADMLKDQVAFNYRDIPNFPQSTVHGHAGRLVFGTLKGRPCVCMQGRFHLYEGYPIQKITLPMRIFKLLGVETVILTNAAGGLNQDFKVGDIMIIKDHLNMPGFAGNNPLIGPNDERFGVRFPCMSDAYDRELRQLAMDVGTELGYGDFLREGVYCVLGGPSFETIAECRMLHKLGADAVGMSTVHEVIVARHCGLRIFALSLITNQAVMDYESKEKANHEEVLETGKQRAEQLERLVSTMVTRIGHNNYS, encoded by the exons ATGTTTCCTGAGAATAATACCGG GTACAGTTATGATGATTGCCAGGCTACAGCTGACTGGCTGTTGGCTCAGACTGCAGTGCGCCCGCTGGTGGGCATCGTTTGTGGCTCGGGTCTGGGCGGATTGGCAGACATGCTGAAAGATCAAGTGGCCTTTAACTACAGAGACATTCCCAACTTCCCCCAGAGTACAG TGCATGGACACGCTGGACGGCTTGTGTTTGGTACTCTGAAAGGAAGACCATGTGTCTGCATGCAAGGCCGCTTCCATCTGTATGAGGGATACCCTATTCAAAAG ATCACTCTGCCCATGCGGATATTTAAGCTGCTTGGCGTAGAGACTGTGATCCTGACCAACGCTGCAGGAGGCCTCAATCAGGACTTCAAGGTGGGAGACATCATGATCATTAAAGACCATCTGAACATGCCTGGATTTGCTGGCAACAATCCGCTGATAGGCCCTAATGATGAAAG GTTTGGCGTGCGTTTTCCCTGTATGTCTGACGCATATGACCGCGAATTGCGGCAGCTGGCTATGGACGTGGGCACTGAGTTGGGTTACGGTGATTTCCTTAGGGAGGGGGTCTATTGTGTGCTTGGTGGACCCTCATTCGAGACCATAGCTGAGTGTCGCATGCTGCACAAACTGGGTGCTGATGCAGTTG GGATGAGCACGGTTCATGAAGTGATTGTGGCGCGTCACTGTGGACTGCGCATCTTTGCTCTGTCTCTGATAACCAACCAGGCTGTAATGGACTATGAAAGCAAGGAGAAAGCCAACCACGAGGAGGTTCTTGAGACGGGCAAACAGAGAGCAGAGCAGCTGGAGAGGCTGGTGTCCACCATGGTCACCCGCATTGGGCACAATAACTACTCCTAA
- the dusp19b gene encoding LOW QUALITY PROTEIN: dual specificity protein phosphatase 19b (The sequence of the model RefSeq protein was modified relative to this genomic sequence to represent the inferred CDS: substituted 1 base at 1 genomic stop codon), with product MQSLSDELQNFSRARLKKQSTRITTATGKVLVETRRGDDGFITEASEESATCGFVQDLSLDLQVGVITPFLLLCKIHXILDDLGSQDAASDMETLRKFKVTHVLNVACGVENAFPEHFIYKTVSMMDLPETQLSTYLPQCFEFIEEARKKDGVVLLHCNAGVSRSASIAIAYLMAKEKTQFKDAFNRVRSARPSIRPNAGFLVQLKEYQP from the exons ATGCAGTCCCTCTCTGACGAGCTGCAGAATTTCTCGAGAGCGCGCCTCAAGAAACAGAGCACGCGCATTACTACGGCAACCGGAAAGGTCCTCGTGGAAACGCGAAGAGGCGATGACGGCTTTATAACGGAAGCTTCAGAGGAGAGCGCCACCTGCGGGTTCGTCCAAGATCTGAGCCTGGACCTTCAAGTGGGAGTCATCACACCTTTTCTTCTACTCTGTAAGATACATTAAATACTGGATGACCTTG GCTCACAAGATGCTGCCAGTGACATGGAAACTTTGAGAAAGTTCAAg GTCACTCATGTGTTGAACGTTGCCTGTGGAGTGGAGAACGCCTTCCCTGAGCACTTCATCTATAAAACTGTTTCCATGATGGATCTGCCAGAGACACAGCTCTCCACTTACCTTCCACAGTGCTTTGAGTTCATTGAGGAGGCCAGAAAAAAG GACGGGGTTGTGTTGCTCCACTGTAATGCTGGTGTGTCCCGCTCGGCCTCTATTGCCATTGCTTATTTGATGGCGAAGGAGAAGACACAGTTTAAGGATGCGTTTAACAGAGTCAGATCAGCTCGACCGTCAATACGGCCAAATGCTGGCTTCCTTGTTCAGCTTAAGGAGTATCAGCCATGA